The window CCATAAACTGAACATTGAAAAATAATATGATGTTAGTGCAGGTGAGTCACTCTGAATGAACTTATGAACTTATGAACCATGAAACTTAGCATCAGAaactttaactgtgtgtgtgtgtgtttgtgtgtgtgttcaaatgcATGAATCACAGTATTTGATGGTTACTGTGTGCTCCGCGCAAATGAATTTCTTGCATGTGTGGCAAGTGGTGTTGGACTTCCTGTCCTTGTTGGCGGGGCAGGACTGGCACCTCTTCCTCTTGCTGCTCCTGGAATCTCCTCCCTGGTTTGTATCACAGGATGATGATGTGAGTGTTGGCTGAAGCCCTTTCACCAAACGAACAGACGCTTCGGTTCGGGGCAGCCTCTTTCGTCTTTCGATATAGGGAGAAACCAGAGACTTGCCCAACTCCTCCAGAAAAAGCCTCCTCTTGAAAGGTTTTTCTCCATTCCATCCTGGATCTATTTCAGTCCACACTACATATGCGTTGTATGCCGAAACGTCCAGCATGTTGTAGAACACAACCATTGGCCACCTTTTTGTCCCCCGCTTGCATGTGTATGTGCCGGTGACCTTGTCCAGGTTGTCAACACCACCTTTGTTCTTGTTGTAATCCAGGATCATGTCTGGCTTCTTGTCCTCCCTACTGCTCACACCAGCATCCCTGTGGAGAGTTGACATCAGAAtgacatttttgttctttttgggaCAGTAGGAGACAACTGTGGTTCTTTCTGAGAATGCAAACTTGGATGAGAGAGGAGCCCTGTCTTTCGTTCCAAGAAGAGCTAAGGGAAGCTCAGGTTTGTTCTTCCTGACTGTTCCCACCATCGTCAGCTTCCTCTTTAGAAGCTCTTGCGCAAGGTCATAGGAggtaaaaaaattatcacaagtTATGTTGTGCCCCCGAAGACCCTTGGTCATGTCCAGGACGACCCGCTTGCCCTGGTTCTTCTCTGGCACTCCGGTGGCAGATTTTCcggtatatatttgcatattccatGCATAGGCAGTTTTTGCATCACAAGCTGCCCATATTTTGATCCCATATTTTCCAGGCTTGCTTGGCATGTACTGCCTGAAGGGACAGCGGCCTCTGAAAGGGACTAGCCGTTCATCCACTGTCACCTCTGGCCCAGGATTGTACACAAAGGGTAAATTTTCCACCCATTTGTCCCAAACCTCCCTGATGGGAGCAAGCTTGTCATTCTCACGACGAGCAACTCTGGTCTCCCTGTTGTCAAAACGTAGCACTCTTGATAACACATGAAAGGCTTGAAGGGACATTGTGGCACGAAAAATAGGGCGTCCTGACTCACTATCCCATAAGCTGGCCGTAGCTTCATTACAGGATCTGTACACCCCCGCAAGAAGCAACAGTCCCATGTGCGCATCTAGCTGTGTTTTGTCCATCTCCGTCCAGCTATCACCAAACACTCTTCTCCCTTCCATGTTGGTCATCTCAAGTAGGATACTCTGAATAGGTcgtggaaagaacagttcaaacgTTGACTTGATGTCTTGGGCGTGTGACACAGCGTATCTAGTAGGCCCTGGAGTCATTCTGAGGATGTTTTCCATCGGTGCCCTGGCTTGGGTTTGAGGAGGGCTTGATAACCATGAAATGTCACCTTTTTTTGACTTGAAGACCTCTCCTTGAGCATCTGTGACATCTGGGTCCTCCTCATCAGATGTTTGGTCTTGTTCAGGGTCATACTgaacatcatcctcctcctcagacACATCCTCCTCAGCTTcacttccctctctctcctcaagatcaccatcattaccaaaGATATGATCTAGCACCTCATGAACAGAATACCTTTTGCTCATGTTGACTGATACTCCTACAGAATTCAACTAATAATATCCCACCCAAACCCTCTTTATATGTGCCAATGTTTGTTTATAAACAATGTATCAATATGCTGTGAGAAAGTTTTAGTTCACGTGGggggtggtgtttgtgtgtgtgtgtatgtgggccaATGTTTATAAACAATGTATCAATATGCTGTGAGAAAGTCTTAGTTCACGtggggggtggtgtgtgtgtgtgtgcctgtatgcATTTTCTatatgtctctgtgtctgtgcatgtgaaagaagcctgtgtgtgtgtgtgtgtgggccataATTGGGCATATTGGGCCACAATTGATCCTCAGAGCAACCCATAGCTTTAAGGTGATGCATAAAACAGCCAGTAGTCTCtgccgggtcatttttgacccgtaACACCAcagatgtaacttttttttttttgagaccttTAGAATTTactaaaatggtaaaaatgtatatttctacATTCAATCAGGTGTGTCTGAGGATTAGATGAAGCCTCATTCCAGAACAAAAAAGCAAATggtaatttttacacatttaaacttgAAAACGGGTCAATTTTGACCCGAACACAATAGAAGGGATATACATGCATTCACACTAGGAATGTATGAAAGGTTATTAGTCCTAGTTTAAGCCCAGGGGTGACCTGAGGCTACTCCTGTTTCTGAAAATTGTTTTACTCAAAATCCAGGTGATAACTCAtggtagttgttttttttatatatatatgagctgAAGGGCAATTTACAGAGAATTTGCTGAAAGATAGAAACACATAAATGCCACATTATAGTAAACTCCTGCTTTTAACAAGCTGTGGATTATACTTCAATGTTTCTCCTTCACTTAAGTccttgttttttatttctcttgATTTGTGTATTTTGTAGTAGGAGTGCCATGTGGAACGAGCAGTTTATGTTTAAAGGTCTTACTCCACCATTAACATAAAGAGTAAAATTATTCTGTCAGTGCAGAATATTCCACTTCTGTGTCTAAAAAAACTCCTGGGTTGCTTTCGCAGAATGTTTGCATCATTGTGCATCTGTACTGTTCAGCCCTGACCAACCAACCTTGCACCCttggttgaatctgagcagaaagtaaattCCTTTACACTTTAGAATTCACGCTTAGGCTTCTGTCTTCGGTCACATCATTAATAAACAATGGCTGGcatgtttagatgttttttttttgtaaagtctaATTTGGCCTTTCTGTTAATGATTTGAACTAGGTCTAGAATGAGACACTGATACACCTACTTCCTGCAGAGTGTTCTTCACTTGGGTAGATGTTGTGAAGCCTTTTTCTTGACCATGTAAAGAATTCTGCAATCATCCACTACTGTTTTCTTCTGTGGAGGTCCAGGACCTTTGAATTCCAGAATTCACCACTGCGTTCTTTTTTTACCAGAATGTATCAAATTGTTGATGTGGCCACTCCTAACATTTCCACTATCTCTCTGATagatttattcagtgtttttttccagcCTAATGATGGTCTGTTTCACTTCCATTGAGATCTCCCAAAtacctgcttaactgatgatAGACTAATGAAGAAATATTTCATGCAGCCTATAAAATTGCTTTTGAGATAATTTGTCCGATTACTTTTGAGCCTCTGAAATGAGGAAtgtagaaaaatggttgtaattcaTAAACGCTTTATAGGATATTTATGTTCAGCCCCTTTTGATTAAACCTGAAAGTGTACACTTCAGTTACatcatatttgtttaattttacatccagtgtggtggcatgcagagctcaAATCATGAAGATTATGTCACTGTCCAATTACTTATGGGCCTATGGGTATCATAAACAGGTTTTATATATTGTGAAaccaaatattttttctatatctCCAACCCCTACCCTGGAGTTTATGCGCATTAAAACATGTGTCTAGAAATGAAGAAAAACTGCAGTTTAGTCAAATTAATGAAGTTAGGGCCAACTGTGCATATTGTCAGTGTGTAAAGTAACCTAAAAATAAGATCGAATTACAACTGAGAGTTTAGATAATGGGGAAATATTACCCTAAGACAACATACCTTGTGGCGCTTAATTAGGAAAACTATTTTAAAACTGATACTTGGTGCTCCCTTActtttaaaacaacttaaaattcTCATGGCATGGATTACTTAGTATGGTTTTCAAGATatctaaatacatttaaatatatgtttgtgATTCTTGGTGAGGTTGAACTAGTCAGAAAATTCCTGCAGATTTTTCAGAAGCACTTTAAAGCTGTGAATCTCCTGTTCCACCATCTACCTCTCTGAATTCAGACATGGTGACTGGAAAAGGCCACTGAAGAACACTGTGATGTTCATGGACATGGACATGTCGTGTCATGTTTAACCAGTTTAAGAGACTTTTGCTTATTTCTATAGTGCTTTTTACCACAAAGGCTGTCAgaaaacagctttacagagatagaGGTTTCCGACCTCTTTTGAGTAAATACAAAGGCAAGAGTGGCAAGGAGAAACTCTCTTAGACTGTGAAAaggaaaccttaggaggaaccaagatgCGTCATAATGCTCGATCTGTGGTGTTCGAGTGATGAGTGATTGGTATTGAAAAGCCAAAAGTGTGCTAAGAAAACATTGCccacatcccccccccccacccccacccgaCAGCATGGACTGTTAA of the Astyanax mexicanus isolate ESR-SI-001 chromosome 10, AstMex3_surface, whole genome shotgun sequence genome contains:
- the LOC111193303 gene encoding piggyBac transposable element-derived protein 4-like encodes the protein MSKRYSVHEVLDHIFGNDGDLEEREGSEAEEDVSEEEDDVQYDPEQDQTSDEEDPDVTDAQGEVFKSKKGDISWLSSPPQTQARAPMENILRMTPGPTRYAVSHAQDIKSTFELFFPRPIQSILLEMTNMEGRRVFGDSWTEMDKTQLDAHMGLLLLAGVYRSCNEATASLWDSESGRPIFRATMSLQAFHVLSRVLRFDNRETRVARRENDKLAPIREVWDKWVENLPFVYNPGPEVTVDERLVPFRGRCPFRQYMPSKPGKYGIKIWAACDAKTAYAWNMQIYTGKSATGVPEKNQGKRVVLDMTKGLRGHNITCDNFFTSYDLAQELLKRKLTMVGTVRKNKPELPLALLGTKDRAPLSSKFAFSERTTVVSYCPKKNKNVILMSTLHRDAGVSSREDKKPDMILDYNKNKGGVDNLDKVTGTYTCKRGTKRWPMVVFYNMLDVSAYNAYVVWTEIDPGWNGEKPFKRRLFLEELGKSLVSPYIERRKRLPRTEASVRLVKGLQPTLTSSSCDTNQGGDSRSSKRKRCQSCPANKDRKSNTTCHTCKKFICAEHTVTIKYCDSCI